A genomic segment from Pseudomonas sp. S09G 359 encodes:
- the cysN gene encoding sulfate adenylyltransferase subunit CysN: MSHVSDLISEDILAYLGQHERKEMLRFLTCGNVDDGKSTLIGRLLHDSKMIYEDHLEAITRDSKKSGTTGDDIDLALLVDGLQAEREQGITIDVAYRYFSTAKRKFIIADTPGHEQYTRNMATGASTCDLAIILIDARYGVQTQTRRHSFIASLLGIKHIVIAVNKMDINGFDQNVFEQIKADYLKFADGIAFKPSTMAFVPMSALKGDNVVNKSERSPWYTGQSLMEILETVEIANDRNYTDLRFPVQYVNRPNLNFRGFAGTLASGIVHKGDEVVVLPSGKSSRVKSIVTFDGELEHAGPGQAVTLTMEDEIDISRGDLLVHADNVPQVTDAFDAMLVWMAEEPMLPGKKYDIKRATSYVPGSITSIVHRVDVNTLAEGPASSLQLNEIGRVKVSLDAAIALDGYDSNRTTGAFIVIDRLTNGTVAAGMIIAPPVTHGSAAQHGKLAHVATEERAQRFGQQPATVLFSGLSGAGKSTLAYAVERKLFDMGRAVFVLDGQNLRHDLNKGLPQDRAGRTENWRRAAHVARQFNEAGLLTLAAFVAPDAEGREQAKALIGSERLLTVYVQASPLVCAERDPQGLYAAGGDNIPGESFPYDVPLNADLVIDTQALSLEDSVKQVLELLRQRGAI; this comes from the coding sequence ATGTCGCATGTATCTGATTTGATCAGCGAGGACATCCTCGCCTACCTGGGCCAGCATGAGCGCAAAGAGATGTTGCGCTTCCTGACCTGCGGCAACGTCGATGACGGCAAGAGCACCCTGATCGGGCGCCTGCTGCACGACTCCAAGATGATCTACGAAGATCACCTGGAAGCCATCACCCGCGATTCGAAGAAGTCCGGCACCACCGGTGACGACATCGACCTGGCGTTGCTGGTCGACGGCCTGCAGGCCGAGCGTGAGCAGGGCATCACCATTGATGTCGCGTACCGCTACTTCTCCACCGCCAAGCGCAAATTCATCATCGCCGACACCCCCGGCCATGAGCAGTACACCCGCAACATGGCTACCGGTGCCTCCACCTGTGACCTGGCGATCATCCTGATCGACGCCCGCTACGGCGTGCAGACCCAGACCCGTCGCCACAGCTTTATCGCCTCGTTGCTGGGCATCAAGCACATCGTGATTGCCGTCAACAAGATGGACATCAATGGCTTCGACCAGAATGTATTCGAGCAGATCAAGGCCGATTACCTGAAGTTCGCCGACGGTATAGCCTTCAAGCCGAGCACCATGGCCTTTGTGCCGATGTCGGCGCTCAAGGGAGACAACGTGGTGAACAAGAGCGAGCGTTCGCCTTGGTACACCGGGCAGTCGCTGATGGAGATCCTCGAAACCGTCGAGATCGCCAACGACCGCAACTACACCGACCTGCGTTTCCCGGTGCAGTACGTCAACCGTCCGAACCTGAACTTCCGTGGTTTCGCCGGCACCTTGGCCAGTGGCATCGTGCACAAGGGCGACGAAGTCGTGGTGCTGCCGTCGGGCAAGAGCAGCCGGGTCAAATCCATCGTCACCTTCGACGGTGAACTGGAGCACGCCGGCCCAGGCCAGGCCGTGACCCTGACCATGGAAGACGAGATCGACATCTCCCGTGGCGACCTGCTGGTGCATGCCGACAACGTGCCGCAAGTGACCGACGCCTTCGACGCCATGCTGGTGTGGATGGCCGAGGAGCCGATGCTGCCGGGCAAGAAATACGACATCAAGCGCGCCACCAGCTACGTGCCGGGTTCCATCACCAGCATCGTGCACCGCGTGGACGTGAACACCCTGGCCGAAGGCCCGGCGAGTTCGCTGCAGTTGAACGAGATTGGCCGCGTCAAGGTCAGCCTCGACGCCGCCATCGCGCTGGACGGTTACGACAGCAACCGCACCACCGGCGCGTTTATCGTGATCGACCGTTTGACCAACGGCACTGTGGCTGCGGGCATGATCATCGCGCCGCCAGTGACCCACGGCAGCGCGGCGCAGCACGGCAAGTTGGCCCACGTGGCCACCGAAGAGCGTGCCCAGCGTTTCGGCCAGCAACCGGCTACCGTGTTGTTCAGCGGCCTGTCGGGCGCCGGCAAAAGCACCTTGGCCTATGCGGTTGAGCGCAAGCTCTTCGACATGGGCCGCGCGGTGTTCGTACTGGATGGCCAGAACCTGCGTCACGACCTGAACAAGGGGCTGCCTCAGGACCGTGCCGGGCGTACCGAAAACTGGCGTCGTGCCGCCCACGTGGCGCGCCAGTTCAACGAAGCCGGCCTGCTGACCCTGGCCGCGTTCGTTGCGCCGGACGCCGAAGGCCGCGAACAGGCCAAGGCGCTGATCGGCAGCGAGCGTTTGCTGACCGTGTACGTGCAGGCATCGCCACTGGTATGCGCCGAGCGTGACCCGCAAGGCCTGTACGCCGCTGGCGGGGATAACATCCCGGGCGAATCCTTCCCGTACGACGTGCCGTTGAATGCCGACCTGGTGATCGACACCCAGGCCCTGTCGCTGGAAGACAGCGTCAAGCAAGTGCTGGAACTGTTGCGTCAACGCGGCGCGATCTAA
- the cysD gene encoding sulfate adenylyltransferase subunit CysD, whose translation MVDKLTHLKQLEAESIHIIREVAAEFDNPVMLYSIGKDSAVMLHLARKAFFPGKLPFPVMHVDTRWKFQEMYKFRDKMVEELGLDLITHVNPDGVAQGINPFTHGSAKHTDIMKTEGLKQALDKHGFDAAFGGARRDEEKSRAKERVYSFRDSKHRWDPKNQRPELWNVYNGNVNKGESIRVFPLSNWTELDIWQYIYLEGIPIVPLYFAAERDVIEKNGTLIMIDDDRILEHLSDEDKARIVKKKVRFRTLGCYPLTGAVESEAETLTDIIQEMLLTRTSERQGRVIDHDGAGSMEDKKRQGYF comes from the coding sequence ATGGTCGACAAACTGACGCATCTGAAACAGCTGGAGGCGGAAAGCATCCACATCATCCGCGAGGTCGCTGCCGAGTTTGATAACCCGGTGATGCTCTACTCGATCGGTAAAGACTCCGCCGTGATGCTGCATCTGGCACGCAAGGCCTTTTTCCCGGGCAAGCTGCCGTTTCCAGTGATGCACGTCGATACCCGCTGGAAATTCCAGGAGATGTACAAGTTCCGCGACAAGATGGTCGAAGAGCTCGGCCTGGACCTGATCACCCACGTCAACCCCGACGGTGTGGCGCAGGGCATCAACCCGTTCACCCACGGCAGCGCCAAGCACACCGACATCATGAAGACCGAAGGCCTCAAGCAGGCCTTGGACAAGCATGGTTTCGACGCCGCGTTCGGCGGCGCCCGTCGCGATGAAGAGAAATCCCGTGCCAAAGAGCGCGTGTACTCGTTCCGCGACAGCAAGCACCGCTGGGACCCGAAAAACCAGCGCCCTGAGCTGTGGAACGTCTACAACGGCAACGTCAACAAGGGTGAGTCGATCCGTGTGTTCCCGCTGTCCAACTGGACCGAGCTGGACATCTGGCAGTACATCTACCTGGAAGGCATCCCGATCGTTCCACTGTACTTCGCCGCCGAGCGCGACGTGATCGAGAAGAACGGCACGTTGATCATGATCGACGACGACCGCATCCTCGAGCACTTGTCCGACGAAGACAAAGCCCGAATCGTCAAAAAGAAAGTACGTTTCCGTACCCTTGGCTGCTACCCGTTGACGGGCGCGGTGGAGTCCGAAGCCGAGACGCTGACGGACATCATTCAGGAAATGCTCCTGACGCGAACTTCCGAGCGCCAGGGCCGAGTCATCGATCACGATGGCGCCGGCTCGATGGAAGATAAAAAACGTCAAGGCTATTTCTAA